A stretch of Calditrichia bacterium DNA encodes these proteins:
- a CDS encoding response regulator has protein sequence MSKVLIVEDEVAQRMLYEAEISEMGFQVVLAKDGVEAVEKLREHQPDAIILDLMMPNMHGLDAMRKLLSINPNIPVIIHTAYSHYKDNFMSWAAEEYVVKSSDLTELKSALKRVLTTGYVVR, from the coding sequence ATGTCAAAAGTCTTGATTGTCGAAGATGAAGTCGCCCAACGGATGCTGTATGAAGCAGAAATCTCCGAAATGGGCTTCCAAGTCGTTTTAGCCAAAGATGGCGTAGAAGCAGTTGAAAAACTGCGCGAACATCAACCGGATGCCATCATTTTGGATCTGATGATGCCAAACATGCATGGGCTGGATGCCATGCGCAAATTGTTGAGCATCAACCCTAATATCCCGGTGATAATCCACACGGCGTATTCGCACTACAAAGATAATTTCATGAGCTGGGCTGCAGAAGAATATGTCGTAAAATCATCTGATCTTACCGAATTGAAAAGTGCATTAAAGCGCGTTTTAACAACAGGTTATGTAGTTCGGTAA
- a CDS encoding PAS domain S-box protein — MFPELQNTLNLLDRFIGDYPVFMYLTDADDSIVWLNRYFSKEFPEIKTGQPSQCLNILEPCEAVCEGCEKADPVDTPGAFSRTIYSSNKTATPGTSYLEFFSFPVYNREKQNLGTLRVGFDVTQSEEMKDQLRAKEKRYRAIVEGTSDAIIFIDHENLIREWNAGAEEIFGYSTDEIVGQSIEKIMPAELIEMGELTYLNSEVRRRGVLKKYETQRRCKDGKLVYVDISRNEVYDEDGDSIGVSEILKDIHARKDLEFELLRTILELSKLNELNEILYRIHDELDIMRITLIAITAGQGLRFNRAFILLADQENKVLKGHLAIGPSDEDEANRIWTELNHEHHYLRDIVQIYKIDLNGADKKVNEIVGQISVPMDSSPHILLEAMERRRVIRVKEGKVMGITDPLSMVIDDRSLLELLNSRDFVIVPIFTKKEQLGVIIADNCINNREISGEDVEGLRLFASLAGSALENARLYSALAERINELQSAYKQLEESQEQLLRAERLAAIGEMSAKVAHEIRNPLVSIGGFARIIERKILDDPKLKQYAGIIREQVENLENILNNLLGTANPRPPEKRTVDVKQLLEQVGHTMSHVIEQKNIALNFAWSPDEQHTILGDPKMLYQALLNLIKNAVDALEARENEAEISLQSQIENGQVVISIADNGPGIPPDQMNKIFEKFFTTKSQGTGLGLSVVQEIVNSHRGTISVESDPQSGTVFRLLFPLNPELSNVLTP, encoded by the coding sequence ATGTTTCCCGAGTTACAAAACACACTCAATCTGCTCGATCGTTTTATTGGCGATTACCCCGTTTTTATGTATCTGACGGATGCAGACGATAGTATTGTGTGGCTTAACCGGTATTTTTCCAAAGAGTTTCCTGAGATTAAAACGGGGCAACCATCCCAATGTTTAAATATTTTGGAGCCCTGTGAGGCGGTTTGCGAAGGTTGTGAAAAAGCAGATCCGGTAGATACGCCGGGCGCGTTTTCCCGTACAATTTACAGCAGCAACAAAACCGCAACGCCGGGAACCAGCTATCTGGAATTTTTCAGCTTTCCGGTTTACAACCGCGAAAAGCAAAATCTGGGCACGCTTCGGGTCGGGTTCGATGTCACCCAAAGTGAAGAAATGAAAGATCAGCTCCGGGCGAAGGAAAAACGCTATCGTGCGATTGTCGAAGGCACGTCTGATGCCATCATTTTTATCGATCACGAAAACCTGATTCGCGAATGGAATGCCGGCGCTGAAGAAATTTTCGGATACTCGACGGATGAGATTGTCGGGCAATCCATCGAAAAAATTATGCCGGCAGAACTGATTGAAATGGGTGAGTTGACCTATCTCAACAGCGAAGTCCGGCGACGTGGCGTGCTCAAGAAATACGAAACACAGCGCCGCTGCAAAGATGGAAAATTGGTGTATGTGGATATTTCCCGGAACGAAGTTTACGACGAAGATGGCGATTCGATCGGCGTTTCGGAAATTTTAAAAGACATTCACGCCCGCAAAGATCTCGAATTCGAACTGCTGCGCACCATTCTGGAATTGTCCAAACTTAATGAATTGAACGAAATTTTATACCGCATCCACGATGAACTGGATATCATGCGGATCACGCTCATCGCGATTACCGCGGGGCAGGGATTGCGATTTAACCGTGCGTTTATTTTACTTGCAGATCAGGAAAATAAGGTGCTCAAGGGGCACCTCGCCATTGGCCCATCGGATGAAGATGAAGCGAACCGCATTTGGACGGAGCTGAATCACGAACACCATTATTTGCGCGATATTGTCCAGATTTACAAAATTGACCTCAACGGCGCTGATAAAAAAGTGAACGAAATTGTCGGGCAAATTTCTGTGCCGATGGATAGCAGCCCACATATTTTGTTGGAAGCGATGGAAAGACGCAGGGTGATTCGCGTAAAAGAAGGCAAGGTAATGGGCATCACCGATCCGCTGTCGATGGTGATTGACGACCGGAGTCTTCTCGAACTGCTCAACAGCCGCGATTTTGTCATCGTTCCGATATTCACCAAAAAAGAGCAACTCGGTGTTATTATTGCAGATAACTGCATCAACAATCGCGAAATCAGCGGTGAGGATGTGGAAGGGTTGCGTCTGTTTGCCAGCCTGGCTGGTTCTGCGCTGGAAAATGCGCGGCTGTATTCGGCGTTGGCGGAACGCATTAACGAATTGCAATCTGCCTACAAACAGTTGGAAGAATCACAGGAGCAATTGTTACGCGCTGAACGGTTGGCGGCGATTGGCGAAATGTCTGCCAAAGTAGCACATGAAATCCGTAATCCGCTGGTTTCCATCGGCGGTTTCGCCCGGATTATCGAGCGCAAAATTTTGGATGACCCGAAATTGAAGCAATACGCTGGCATCATTCGCGAGCAGGTGGAAAATCTGGAAAATATTTTGAACAATCTGCTCGGTACTGCCAATCCGCGTCCGCCGGAAAAACGTACGGTGGATGTCAAACAATTGTTGGAGCAGGTTGGGCACACGATGTCGCATGTGATTGAACAAAAAAATATTGCGCTGAATTTCGCGTGGTCGCCGGATGAGCAGCACACCATTTTGGGTGACCCGAAAATGCTGTATCAGGCATTGCTGAATCTGATCAAAAATGCGGTGGATGCGTTGGAAGCCCGCGAAAATGAAGCGGAAATATCGCTGCAATCGCAAATCGAAAATGGTCAGGTTGTTATTTCCATCGCCGATAACGGTCCGGGAATTCCACCGGATCAAATGAATAAAATATTCGAAAAATTTTTTACCACAAAATCTCAGGGAACGGGGTTGGGATTATCCGTCGTTCAGGAAATTGTAAATTCACATCGCGGAACGATTTCTGTGGAAAGCGATCCGCAATCGGGCACCGTTTTTCGCCTGCTTTTCCCGCTAAACCCTGAGTTAAGTAACGTTCTTACACCATAA
- a CDS encoding LptF/LptG family permease, giving the protein MKILQRYIIREHLGPFFFALAVIMFVFVTKFIVQHIGRLFGKGLPVSTIFEFVYLNLAWMMALAVPMSVLIAALMAFGRFSADNEITVLKSSGINLYRIITPSLVWATILTLLMIWYNDRVLPEFNHRARILARSISQKKPTFELEEGIYLKIKNINILVEEIDRPMANFESQNVDIVRPDYFPPGADRLKHITIFDYSNPQMQRTVVADYGYLVFDAQREQLIFNLFDGEIHEVDAKDYTEYRRLRFNKNVFNVEASEQVFKRAESGSRGDREMTIAMMDAEVLSYRKKIAETDSSLDREIAKLVPQPDSVANWLTEKSTMPEVPEMTYRRSGARAMRQIQATTQRMKNQQSNLDHYNRQIYKYQVEIYKKFSIPFACIVFVLIGAPLGIRARKGSLGVGVTFSVGFFLIYWACLIGGEELADRQMVHPALAMWFPNIVVGVFGLYLTIRTVRETTFIQWEKLPKFLQFFFKSNE; this is encoded by the coding sequence ATGAAAATATTACAACGATACATTATCAGAGAACACCTCGGTCCGTTCTTTTTTGCGCTGGCGGTAATCATGTTTGTGTTCGTTACCAAATTTATTGTCCAGCACATCGGGCGATTGTTTGGCAAAGGCTTGCCGGTTTCCACCATCTTTGAATTTGTCTATCTCAACCTCGCATGGATGATGGCGCTGGCGGTGCCGATGTCTGTTTTGATTGCCGCGCTGATGGCATTCGGGCGCTTTTCCGCAGACAACGAAATTACCGTGCTCAAATCTTCCGGCATCAATTTGTATCGCATTATTACGCCATCGCTGGTGTGGGCAACGATTTTAACGCTGTTGATGATTTGGTATAACGATCGCGTGTTGCCGGAATTTAACCACCGTGCCCGCATTCTCGCGCGAAGCATTTCCCAAAAAAAACCGACGTTCGAACTGGAAGAAGGCATTTATCTTAAAATCAAGAATATCAATATTTTAGTTGAAGAAATTGACCGTCCGATGGCGAATTTTGAATCCCAGAATGTTGATATTGTCCGCCCGGATTATTTTCCACCGGGTGCGGACAGGCTGAAGCATATCACGATTTTTGATTACAGCAACCCGCAAATGCAGCGTACGGTTGTCGCGGATTATGGCTATCTGGTGTTCGATGCTCAGCGCGAACAGTTGATTTTTAACCTGTTCGACGGCGAAATTCACGAAGTTGATGCTAAAGATTATACGGAGTATCGGCGACTCCGTTTCAACAAAAATGTTTTCAACGTGGAAGCCTCCGAGCAGGTGTTCAAACGAGCGGAATCCGGCAGTCGCGGGGACCGGGAAATGACCATCGCGATGATGGACGCCGAAGTGCTCAGCTATCGCAAAAAAATTGCTGAGACCGATTCATCGCTGGATAGGGAAATTGCCAAGCTGGTGCCCCAGCCGGACAGCGTTGCCAATTGGCTCACCGAAAAATCGACCATGCCAGAAGTGCCGGAAATGACGTACCGCCGCTCCGGCGCGCGCGCCATGCGCCAGATACAGGCGACCACCCAGCGCATGAAAAATCAGCAAAGCAACCTCGATCACTACAATCGCCAGATTTACAAATATCAGGTTGAAATTTACAAAAAATTCTCGATCCCGTTTGCCTGCATCGTGTTTGTGCTCATCGGCGCGCCGTTGGGCATTCGCGCCCGCAAAGGTTCGCTGGGCGTCGGTGTTACGTTCAGCGTCGGGTTTTTCCTGATTTATTGGGCTTGCCTGATTGGCGGCGAAGAACTTGCCGACCGGCAAATGGTCCATCCGGCACTGGCGATGTGGTTCCCCAACATCGTTGTCGGGGTGTTCGGTCTGTATCTGACCATTCGCACGGTTCGCGAAACCACTTTTATCCAATGGGAAAAACTGCCCAAATTTTTGCAGTTTTTCTTTAAATCAAACGAATAA
- a CDS encoding LptF/LptG family permease, with the protein MKILDRYIISKFLAILFYTTMAFIAIFIVVDFVEHLDKFLGGNATFVDVALYYVYYIPYIIQLTLPVNMLLSSLFSLGTMAQYNELVATLTAGISLYRVVLPILILALIISCISGFAGETVVPETNRLRLDIYRYDIRNESREKRGTERQIAVQDYDDRQVNILYYDVGKQRANNVNIVWKEGTNILERWDVKYMLWRDSLNVWELHDVTKRVFRDSSESVTRVDSARYMDTRILPEDLIDLQLKPEEMNFVELKSFIEKMESIGADARKWIVDLYMKISYPLANFIIVLFGAPLASRKRRSGPALGFALALLISFVYFLFMRSGQVLGHNGTLEPWLGAWIGNMVFFAGGLFLMIRARK; encoded by the coding sequence ATGAAAATTCTTGACCGATACATTATCTCCAAATTTTTGGCGATCCTTTTTTACACAACAATGGCTTTTATCGCCATTTTTATTGTGGTGGATTTTGTCGAACATCTCGATAAATTTTTGGGCGGCAACGCCACCTTTGTCGATGTTGCGTTGTATTACGTGTATTACATCCCCTACATCATCCAGCTAACGCTGCCGGTAAACATGCTACTCAGTAGCTTGTTTTCTCTGGGTACGATGGCGCAATACAACGAACTGGTTGCGACGCTCACTGCCGGCATCAGTTTGTATCGCGTGGTGCTGCCGATATTAATTTTGGCGCTGATCATCAGTTGCATCTCCGGATTTGCCGGTGAAACAGTGGTGCCGGAAACCAATCGCCTGAGGCTGGATATTTACCGATACGATATCCGCAACGAATCGCGCGAAAAACGCGGCACCGAGCGACAAATTGCCGTTCAGGATTACGATGACCGGCAGGTAAATATTCTGTATTACGATGTCGGGAAACAGCGCGCCAACAATGTGAACATCGTTTGGAAAGAAGGCACCAATATTCTGGAACGCTGGGATGTAAAATACATGCTCTGGCGAGATTCGCTGAATGTTTGGGAACTGCACGACGTCACCAAACGCGTGTTCCGCGACAGCAGCGAAAGCGTAACCCGGGTGGACAGCGCCCGATATATGGACACCCGAATTTTGCCAGAAGACCTCATCGACTTGCAATTGAAACCGGAAGAAATGAATTTTGTCGAACTGAAAAGCTTTATCGAAAAAATGGAATCGATCGGTGCGGATGCCCGGAAATGGATCGTCGATTTATACATGAAAATTTCCTATCCGCTCGCAAATTTCATTATTGTGTTGTTTGGCGCACCACTCGCATCGCGGAAACGCCGCAGCGGTCCGGCATTGGGATTTGCACTGGCACTGCTGATCAGCTTTGTTTACTTCCTGTTTATGCGCAGCGGGCAGGTGCTCGGGCACAACGGAACACTGGAACCGTGGCTGGGTGCGTGGATCGGCAACATGGTGTTTTTCGCCGGCGGATTGTTTTTGATGATTCGCGCCCGCAAATAA
- a CDS encoding T9SS type A sorting domain-containing protein, protein MKRILFIIILGIWVGSVAGQTGQLTIVWDQNTEPDIASYRVERSVNNGSFGSLQNVAHPATQVVDNNVTPGNSYRYRVIAIDDGGLQSNFSNTAEAGIPQISLSISSVSNGGDTTIAFSSFLSDPDGSPGDLTITISQESNISVAVENTALRLTPPSGFTGAASFTIRAVDDDGFFDEQTVNFSIVEGIEPTQISVSIPDVQFAEDGSFAITMDTCVTVDNFTASQISWQFSGDAMLNLQFNAGIRLLTIQSTQPDVNGQASFTATATAPDNASATDNVAVTISAVNDPPVINLSQLNLTSDPNQNEIDLKQYASDVDDATVDLRWEFLNFNDFSFEWVDQTNDIVRITPPSAGGTETGTFRVRDVAGATVSAQVTLIAPGVSNSTITITIPPLVFEEDDSLILQLDDHVTVTNFTPAELLWSFSGGSNLRYTFRALDRSLKIESQSPNWFGQDAFQVSATAPDQSIASVSVSVNIQSVNDRPVLFLDELRIPDISSNTFDLKIYADDVDDPVRSLNWSFTGYSQFTFEWENESERILRIVPQGSNVVESGIFEVTDPHGAAFQKQVTILYSEQNTPPHLVFSGPLTIAEDSVLVLDLRNHVVDSSNVFTELTWEFAASENLDIIYRRSDGTLTIQPKPDWSGEANLAVRVGDPFGETDNATVQVFVSPRNGIFNLTLQDSDNGDIRISFNSELSSRSELRYWRNPAQIEQLGNSNLATQHSFLMTNLLPRQQYFYEIRLRDEQNALTVLLDSLTTGVFRNEQDPKEVTELIVYPNPIKTAKGHSEMIFRNLPETVRRIELYSLVGQKVYEASLSGLESDSYRIDVLENADRLPSGIYVYQVKDENSRVLKQDRIVVIR, encoded by the coding sequence GTGAAACGGATTTTATTTATTATCATTTTAGGGATTTGGGTGGGCAGCGTTGCCGGGCAAACCGGACAATTGACAATCGTTTGGGATCAAAATACAGAGCCGGATATCGCAAGTTATCGCGTTGAACGGTCGGTGAATAACGGCAGTTTTGGCAGCCTGCAGAATGTCGCACATCCCGCAACGCAGGTTGTGGACAACAATGTTACGCCCGGAAACAGCTATCGCTATCGGGTGATTGCCATCGATGATGGCGGGTTGCAGAGCAATTTTTCCAATACAGCCGAAGCGGGCATTCCGCAAATTTCGCTGTCGATCAGCTCCGTCAGCAACGGCGGGGATACGACCATCGCTTTCAGCAGTTTTTTGAGCGATCCGGACGGTTCGCCGGGTGATTTGACCATCACCATTTCGCAGGAAAGCAATATTTCAGTTGCGGTTGAAAATACTGCGCTGCGATTAACGCCGCCATCAGGATTTACGGGTGCGGCTTCGTTCACCATTCGCGCTGTCGATGACGATGGTTTTTTCGATGAACAGACCGTCAATTTTTCGATTGTTGAAGGAATTGAGCCAACGCAAATTAGTGTGTCGATTCCGGATGTGCAATTTGCGGAAGACGGAAGTTTCGCAATCACGATGGATACATGCGTCACCGTCGACAATTTTACAGCATCGCAAATCAGTTGGCAATTTAGCGGCGATGCAATGCTCAATCTGCAATTTAACGCTGGCATCCGGTTGCTGACCATTCAGTCCACCCAACCGGATGTTAACGGGCAGGCAAGTTTTACAGCCACGGCAACCGCGCCGGATAACGCCAGCGCAACCGATAATGTGGCTGTCACCATTTCTGCGGTGAACGATCCGCCGGTGATCAATTTGTCGCAGCTCAATCTCACCAGCGATCCCAATCAAAACGAGATCGATTTGAAGCAATATGCCAGCGATGTGGACGACGCGACGGTCGATTTGCGCTGGGAATTTTTGAATTTCAACGATTTCAGTTTTGAGTGGGTTGATCAAACCAACGATATCGTTCGGATAACGCCGCCATCTGCCGGTGGAACGGAAACGGGCACGTTTCGTGTTCGCGATGTTGCCGGTGCAACGGTTTCCGCGCAGGTGACGCTCATCGCGCCGGGCGTCAGTAATTCGACGATAACCATCACTATTCCGCCACTTGTATTCGAAGAAGACGATTCGCTGATTCTGCAACTGGACGATCACGTAACGGTTACCAACTTCACACCTGCGGAGTTGCTGTGGAGTTTTTCGGGAGGTAGCAATTTACGGTACACGTTTCGTGCGCTCGATCGTTCGTTAAAAATAGAATCGCAATCGCCAAACTGGTTCGGGCAGGACGCTTTTCAGGTAAGCGCCACTGCCCCGGATCAGAGCATCGCCAGCGTGAGTGTTTCGGTGAATATCCAATCGGTGAACGATAGACCGGTGCTTTTTTTGGATGAATTGCGGATTCCGGATATTTCCAGCAACACGTTCGATTTGAAAATTTATGCGGATGATGTGGACGATCCTGTGCGCTCGCTTAATTGGTCGTTTACCGGTTACAGCCAGTTCACGTTTGAGTGGGAAAACGAATCGGAACGCATTTTGCGCATCGTTCCGCAGGGCAGCAATGTTGTTGAAAGCGGCATTTTTGAAGTGACTGATCCGCATGGCGCAGCATTTCAAAAACAGGTGACCATTTTGTATTCGGAGCAAAATACGCCGCCGCATCTGGTTTTTTCCGGTCCGCTGACGATTGCGGAGGACAGTGTGCTGGTGCTCGATTTGCGAAATCACGTTGTCGATTCCAGCAATGTTTTTACTGAACTTACGTGGGAATTTGCCGCATCTGAAAATCTGGATATTATTTACAGACGATCAGACGGAACGTTGACAATCCAGCCAAAACCGGACTGGAGTGGTGAGGCAAATCTGGCGGTTCGCGTGGGCGATCCGTTCGGCGAAACCGATAACGCGACGGTGCAGGTATTCGTTTCGCCGCGCAACGGTATCTTTAATTTGACGCTGCAGGATTCAGATAACGGCGATATTCGCATCAGTTTCAACAGCGAATTGTCATCGCGATCCGAGCTGCGATATTGGCGAAATCCGGCTCAGATTGAGCAGTTGGGCAACAGCAATCTGGCGACCCAACATTCATTTCTGATGACAAATTTGCTGCCGCGACAGCAATATTTTTACGAAATCCGGCTTCGCGATGAACAAAATGCGCTGACCGTTTTACTGGATTCGCTAACCACCGGCGTTTTCCGCAATGAGCAAGACCCGAAAGAGGTGACGGAGCTGATTGTTTACCCGAATCCCATCAAAACGGCGAAAGGTCATTCGGAGATGATTTTCCGCAATCTGCCGGAAACCGTGCGGCGCATTGAGCTGTATTCACTGGTCGGGCAAAAAGTGTACGAAGCCAGCTTGAGCGGGCTTGAATCAGATTCCTACCGCATCGATGTGCTGGAAAATGCCGACCGTTTGCCCAGTGGTATTTATGTGTATCAGGTGAAGGATGAAAATTCGCGAGTCCTCAAACAGGATCGCATTGTGGTGATCCGATAA
- a CDS encoding flippase-like domain-containing protein, with the protein MIHAVKLLLSFGFSGFFLYLAFDKIDIGSFWSSLMRVSWLTIIAVSAMAVMSMFLRAWRWRILLRPVKDISYSTVFTYTMIGFMSNNILPAHAGDFLKPYLLGLKENVSGFATLATVLVERVLDGVGLIIIFLLVLPFAPLPQSLQLGGLAIGAVLFLLIGLMIILSSEKSRLRKMLLQIVEKLPNRIRKNVAEKVQMFLFGLTVFQNRAQIFKLLLISAFVWAHLAATIFMILKGYPMGLDIPGWELAIASVITIVVLAFVIVLPSSPGYVGITQIAFIFSLGYFGIPEADAVGASVIFNLTQYIPITVLGIIFFFKEGLSFRQIRKEVRQH; encoded by the coding sequence ATGATTCATGCCGTCAAATTATTACTGTCATTCGGGTTTTCGGGATTTTTCCTGTATCTCGCATTCGACAAAATTGATATCGGCAGCTTTTGGAGCTCGCTGATGCGGGTGAGCTGGCTGACGATTATCGCTGTTTCGGCGATGGCGGTGATGTCCATGTTTTTGCGGGCATGGCGCTGGCGAATACTGCTCCGCCCGGTAAAAGATATCAGTTACAGCACTGTTTTCACCTACACGATGATCGGTTTCATGAGCAATAATATTTTACCGGCGCACGCCGGAGATTTCCTGAAACCGTATCTGCTCGGGCTGAAAGAAAATGTCAGTGGATTTGCGACGCTCGCAACTGTACTCGTTGAACGCGTATTGGATGGCGTTGGACTGATCATCATTTTTTTGCTGGTGCTGCCATTTGCACCGTTGCCGCAATCATTGCAATTGGGTGGTTTGGCAATTGGCGCGGTTCTCTTTTTGTTGATAGGATTGATGATTATCCTTTCCTCCGAGAAAAGCCGTTTGCGCAAAATGTTGCTGCAGATCGTCGAAAAGTTGCCCAATCGCATCCGCAAAAATGTTGCAGAAAAAGTGCAGATGTTTCTGTTTGGGCTGACCGTTTTTCAAAATCGCGCTCAGATTTTCAAATTATTGCTCATTTCTGCATTCGTTTGGGCGCATCTCGCAGCCACAATTTTCATGATTTTGAAGGGCTATCCGATGGGCTTGGACATTCCCGGCTGGGAATTGGCCATCGCATCCGTGATAACAATTGTGGTGCTGGCGTTCGTGATTGTCTTGCCATCTTCGCCCGGATATGTCGGTATTACACAAATTGCGTTTATTTTTTCACTCGGTTATTTTGGCATTCCGGAAGCGGACGCCGTTGGCGCATCAGTCATTTTTAACCTGACTCAATATATCCCGATCACCGTTTTGGGCATCATATTCTTTTTCAAAGAAGGGTTGTCTTTCCGGCAAATCCGCAAAGAAGTGCGACAACATTGA
- a CDS encoding phosphotransferase yields the protein MEIIATAPTETQSPELTQIFDAVAAHYETLRDGQNDTSIEAGELRIDYFQSGRNVVYRVHGERLWYLKIPKNGKTDGLIGEARGYRFANDVWEQTPAYLPVEAVGVSHSPAFIVSAQVQGEQLNQVIYRSCWQPGSGIKQMRAVLGDFGEMLALFHKNGISANAPTISKSLHQKLTDRLKKAKKLDETGKKIEKWLATHSPVDPQPTLIHGNCTFRNVLVHNHRVHLLDYETCGTGSRYNDLARMCSDILLTRTALIFPWRRAYRLLDVFLQRYHDVYPIEKSLLMQFVSLYLFERYVQVYLVKKSSESIAGMPVSKAALRRLLDSLIVENIEDVFKNISL from the coding sequence ATGGAAATTATCGCAACCGCACCAACTGAAACACAATCTCCGGAACTGACGCAAATTTTTGACGCAGTTGCAGCACACTACGAAACGCTCCGCGATGGCCAAAACGATACATCCATCGAAGCGGGAGAGTTGCGCATCGACTATTTTCAAAGTGGGCGAAATGTGGTTTATCGCGTGCACGGCGAGCGGCTGTGGTATCTCAAAATACCCAAAAATGGCAAAACAGACGGACTGATTGGGGAGGCACGCGGCTATCGTTTTGCGAACGATGTTTGGGAACAAACGCCCGCATATTTGCCGGTCGAAGCCGTTGGTGTTTCGCATTCACCGGCGTTTATTGTTTCAGCGCAGGTGCAGGGTGAGCAGCTTAATCAGGTGATTTATCGGTCATGTTGGCAACCGGGCAGCGGCATTAAACAAATGCGCGCCGTTCTCGGCGATTTTGGCGAAATGCTGGCGTTATTCCACAAAAACGGTATTTCGGCGAATGCGCCAACCATTTCCAAATCACTCCATCAAAAACTGACCGATCGCCTCAAAAAAGCTAAAAAGCTCGATGAAACCGGTAAAAAAATAGAAAAATGGCTGGCAACGCATTCGCCGGTCGATCCGCAACCAACGCTGATTCACGGCAACTGTACTTTTCGGAATGTGCTGGTTCACAACCATCGCGTTCATCTATTGGATTACGAAACCTGCGGTACCGGTTCACGTTACAATGATTTGGCAAGAATGTGCAGTGATATTCTTTTGACACGGACCGCGCTGATTTTCCCGTGGCGAAGGGCGTACCGTTTGCTGGATGTGTTTTTGCAACGCTACCACGACGTTTATCCGATCGAGAAATCGTTATTGATGCAGTTTGTCAGTTTATATTTATTCGAACGATATGTTCAAGTGTATCTCGTCAAAAAATCGAGCGAAAGCATTGCCGGAATGCCGGTTTCCAAAGCTGCTCTGCGCCGGTTGCTCGATTCGTTAATTGTTGAAAATATTGAAGATGTATTCAAGAATATTTCATTATGA